In Antechinus flavipes isolate AdamAnt ecotype Samford, QLD, Australia chromosome 6, AdamAnt_v2, whole genome shotgun sequence, the sequence GAACACTGAGGTAATTAAGGTAGAGAGAGCTGCCAAAACTACTCTGACTTGCTTTTTCAAGTTTGTGTAGTCCTGTTGTAGAGCAGGGATCATTTGGCAAACTTAAGCCGCACTTCCATCCGCAATAAGTGTATTTTATgcaatttaaaatatagttttattttattttaaaatgcaaagaccAATGTTGGCTCAAAAAACAATCTGTCGTTTGCCAACTCCTGCTTTAGAGCCATACCTTCCACTTCAAGGGTACATTAACCTGGAGTCTTTGTATGTTGTGGTCAGTTACTTTTGTGGAGTGTTAAAGCAGGAGAGGTATATGTTGCTATTTTATTTGTTAGTGGTATTTTCAGTTAAATATATCTTCTCTTTGGATGGGGCTTTTGATTATGCCGAGTAAAATTATTTACCTCTGCTCCATTTGTTTCTCTCCCCTGTTATCCTTTCTTAGCACCTCTTAAAGGCATCCCAAAACAGGCTCCTTTCAGAAGCCCAACCACACCCAGTGTTTTTAGTCCTGCTGGAAACCGGACTCCCATCCCTCCTTCTCGAACTCCTCTACTACGAAAAGAACGGGGAGTAAAGGTGGGCACTTTGTTTTGGACTTCTTTtagcatttcttcctccttccacgAGATGGTAGCCTTTGAAGCAAAGTCATGTTATTTGCTGTGTTGTCTGTTTTAATAAAGGTTTTGGATTTTGGTTTTTTGGCAGTTACTAGATATTTCAGAGCTGGATATGGTTGGTGCAGGCCGAgaggcaaaaagaagaagaaagacttTAGGTGTGTATGATGGGTTCATTACCCACCTCCTCTCTACTAAAGGATATTTGGAAATTTTACTTTGGCTTTTCAAGGAATTGGGGAAATGCCATGCTGCAGAGGAGCTTTAGAACCTGAGAGTCAAGACATGAGAGTTGAGAAGGCTCCTTTTGTCTTTGTGAAGAAAGAAACTTATAcccagagaaggagaaaaggaaccTTCTCAGTCTGTAAAGTGAAGGGCTTACAATCTATACCTGGCCTCTAGTTCATCTGGTTTTGGACTAAAGGATTTCCTTGAAGATTGCATTTCCAGCAGTCCAGTCACAATTTGTTCTATCCCTAACAAGAGACTTATTTTTCACATCTTATTTTATCAAAAATTATAATCGATCTTTGATCTCATCGATATGGCTCCTCCTTGGTATAGACTGCCGTCCTCCGGATGGAAGTCTTTAACTTGTTTTCTGTTGACAGTTATATAGTATTGAGGTGGTCTTTTTATTAATCCTGCTGTCTTGCTCTGGGACAACCACCTCCTTTTATGGTTGCCAGACTACTCCATCCCTCACAACACTTCTTCTGCTTAGGTGTTCATTGGAGACTGGCTACATGTCACCTGCTTATGCCTGTTAGAGTGGTATAGTGGGGGAAACAGGAGCAGAGGCTGTGAGAATCACATGAGTATTTGGATATCTCTACaccctcattttctcatctttttaataGAGTTTTTTTTGAACTAGacaaaaatcaattaagagactgaaaaaaatattcttttttatgtaatTACAAactgcttttataaatattaagatAGTATGACTCCATAGCATGAGCTTTTTATTGAGTATTGTAAGGGTTGACTTTTAGACCTTAAGATTTAGATTGGGTTTTAAGTAAATAATTGTTTGGAgatttcaaaacaattttgaactgAGCACATATAAATTTTCAAAGTCATACTTTCTCTAGAAAGGAACTAAAAATTGTATTAGTTTAATTGTatagtatattttttaaacaaatagtttactttgacctcttttttttttttttttttttttttttttaaattatcaacaGATACAGAAGTTGTGGAAAAGCAAGCCAAAGAAGAAACAGTTGTCGAAAATGCTACTCCTGATTATGCTGCCGGCCTTGTTTCTACCCAGGTTGGTCTTTACATTGTCTTAAATTTGATGATAGTTTTGTTAAAGCTCTATAGAATTAACTTGGCTTTttattttgacaaaaataaagttttagacTTTTTAACTTATAAACTTTGGCTGGTAGTCCATTTATGTAAATCCATCAAAGAATATTAAGGAGAGCATTACGTTTATTTTAAGAGCCCCAGCTTAGATGAAAAAGGATCCTCTCTAGGCTGGTCATGACCCAGATTGGACATGTGAGATACAGATGGAAATAACCCTATCTTTTTCCCCTTAAAGAAGGAGGGATTATATCTCTTTATCCTCTTCTGAGAATGATCAAATAAACCCACTAGCACTCACAGTTTCACAGAAAGAAGGATCATAAGGCCCTAGATTTGTCATTAGCTATCATCACACTATGACAAATCGTTTTATCTTGAACTCTGATTTCCACTTTTTTATCAAAGTTGGTGcaaggataataatatctatgaAAATGCTTCAGAGAGCTAAAAGTCATATACATATAAAGTTGTAAGACTGGAGATAGAGGTATTTGAATTTGTGGGAGAttggatcttttaaaatttaagattagACTATTTTGTAGTTAGATATATAACCCATGAGCAATTGTAAAAACTTTTGCAGAAACTTGGTTCTTTGAACAATGAGCCTGCACTACCCTCTACAAGCTACTTGCCTGCAACTCCTAGTGTGGTTCCATCATCATCCTATATACCAAGTTCTGAAACACAGCCAGGTAGGTagtcttttatttgttttggtcCTTTAAATACTTTTCTGAGTAGCTGACTTCTGTTCACTTAAAAGGTATTCTTttattcagaggaagaaaaaagtgtcTTATTATAATACATCCTTATGGTTAGTTCCATTCAACCAAAaccaagttttgttttgttttatttttatttttttgctttttaactgAATGAATTTATTCTGTAACACACTAAACttttaggaaaaatgaaaacagagatcCTGAATCTGGTCTGGGAAGCCAGAATAATGTCAGTTGATTAGCAGGATCAGAAGCTGGATAGTCCTGGTCTGAGTGGGACATGAGGAAGTAGAGCAGTGAATCTGACTGTCTGTCCTTTTCTAGGTGTTTGGGTGTAAAAGAGGTGACAGGATTGAATGAAGGGTTGTTTtgaaagagttagacatgactgggGCATGTTTCTGGGCAACAATCCAGGAGATAGAGATTGAAGGCTGAGAAGGACCAGTTTTTGAAAGAGTTGGGAAACAATACAGTGAAGGCCCAGATTGAGCTCTTCGCTTTGGCAAGAAGAAGAGCCACTTTTCATCAGAGATTGGAACAGAGGAGGAGACACTAGATAGTAGTATGAAAGAATTTAGTGTAGGGAGGAGAAATGGAGTCTTGTTTTTTCCAGTAATGTAAGAGATAAGGTCTTCTGAGAGAAGTGGATAATGTGGGAATCtttaggaaaaaagaggagaggttTGTAGAGTTATTTTGGGAGATGTGATCTtctgagaagaaaagaatgggaTGCATTGGGGAGGGCCAAGGTGAGATGGAATGTGAAGTGGATTTAGTCATTAGTTCAGCACATCAGGTGTGATATCCAGAGTGTTTTCAGCAGGATGCATGTAGGAGAGCAGAAGTGGACGGTGGAGGAGCTTTGGTAAGGAAGCCAAGGGAGAACAGTCTTAATGATCCTAATGGTTCAGGATTGCAAAGAGAGGGATCCTGTGATCAGGGTGCAGGGGGAGAAGTACGAGGAGAGGAAACTGGTCTAGAGTTGTGAATTATGGTTCTGGGTGATAGTGAGCCTCATTCATGGGTTGATAATCCCTTTGAGTGGCTGAGTGGATTGTGAAGGTATATGTTGTGAGAAGCCAGGTGGTTTGATGGGATGTGGCTACTGGCGTCTTGTAAGTACCATGCTCTGGGTTAGGGAGGAGAATGCTGTAAGCCAAGTACAAACACCTTCAGAAAGGAGTTGGGAAAGACCTTTAGGCTTGTAGAACCTCAGTCAGGTTCGAGCATATATGGGTGTGAGCTGGGTTCCAGTGAAGTAGAAGAgtaagtcaggatttgaatagGGCTACAGAGATAGATAAAGTGAACTTGCCAGAAGAGGCTGCCAAGGGATGGTAGCCCAGGAAGAGTCTAGGCCTGGCTTCAAGGAGCAAGGGGCCATACTGATGGTGACCAGAGAGGCTGCAACCTTGTGGGCTGAAAGATGCATGAGAGGAATAGGGCCATTGATTACCAGAAGACATGGTGGCAGGCAGCAGACATAGAAGTCGTGAACTCAAGTGAATTTAATGTATTCTGATTTCATCTCCTTCCTTCATAACATTGTTCTTGCCTAGTACCtttaaagcagtttttttttttttgggggggggggaaaggggggggagtGTTTTCCATGTTTCCAATTCTCCTGTGACTTTCTATTGCTAACTGAGTGTGagtcagtttccttacctggacTTCCACAGTCTGAAGctgctttattttttcatcctAATCTAGAAATACAGCTCTGCTATGGCCTGCACTTCCGCCAAACTGTCCTTGTGACCTGAAACGTCCCAAATTTGGGCACCTCCAAGGTGGCTTTCCCAGAGTGCTTTTCCTCCGGTTTTGCTCTTTGGCAGTCCCTCTTGACCATAGGGCTGCTAACAGTATTGCATCAATCCAGAAGGCGAAAGTTCTTTTAGCCCCTTATCCCATGGTGCTCTACTCAGCAACACACATATAATTTCCAGGACCTCCTAAATAGTAGGGAATTGTGGAAGGAAATGCTACTAAGTCCCTGGCCTGCCCTAGAACTGTGGATTCCCTGGACTTTGGGCAGCAATTTGCAAGTTCCAGGAATCAGCCAGGGTTGCAGAGGACTGTGGTTTCTCTATATGCAAAAAAGCAATTCCTCTTATTTTAGAGGGGCAAATGGGGAGAATGAGGTGGATAATGTaactcttaaaactttttcctttctttgcagtTCTTGCTGGTAGGTTTAgattttggcagaaaaaaaaaaaagtaaaagaatccAAGTCCAAACTTGACAGGAAAAGAACCCTAAGCATGAATATTATACTTTTGTGGTCAGTGGCCTTTATGACCCATTAggtagagaaaggaggagagatgtAGCTCTCCCAAGAGGGAGAGGAAGGCTCCCCTGCTGTCGGAGTAGGCTGCCAGAAGAACCTCTGCAGTGAGGTGCAGCTTTTGTCCAGGGTCTTCTAGCGAGTGCTGGAATGACAAGGGTGGCCTGTTCGGGTTTCTGGGAGGATGTCTCTGGATCCTGATACCATTTACCCTTTGGCTCGGCTCCATTAACTCCGCCTGCCTTTTAAGCCAGTGATTTTATCCATCCAAGATGGCCAGGCCAACCCAGCCTTGTAAGAGAGGCCAGTTGTGGAtggtgggaggagaaaaggaatggGGCTTTCTGAGGTCTCCCTCCCTTCTAGAccctgaggaggaggaggaaaggttAGTTGATACTGGTAACCACATTCAGTGAAAGTCCTGATGGCCCGGAGGTAAGGGTGCTCCCACGGAAAGAACAAAGCCATCAAACCCTCCTGCAACTGGACCTTCTGGGGCTTGTGACACTCCTAGTTCGTGGTAGATTGCTACAACTGAGTTCAGATGTCCACCTCCTGGGGGTGTCTGCACTCCTGGCCCCCTCCGCCCCCCTCCCTCACACTCTGAGCCCTCAGAGCACTGTGGGGGGGCTGTCCGACCTCACACTGCCAGCTCCCCTCTCCCCATGGCGCGTCCCTAGCACTTGGTTCAGTATTGGCTCCTATGTTTGCTGCGATGAGTGAAACCGCAGAagagggcacagcctgggcatGAGTCAGAACCCCTCTCTTGTACAGGCCCCCGCCTGCTCCTCTCCCCAGGATCGTGGCAGTCATCTCAATGGCCTCCCAAGCCAGGAAATGATAGTCACAGAGGCTGCCTGTTTGTCCTGCCACCAAATCCATCCCAGGCTCTTGACTTGGTTTAGGTTGACCTAACACACCAGCGACCATCTAAGCCTTGAAGCCACAGGACCGTGGAGAGCGGGTGCAGACCCATCCTGCTCCTACCTGGCTTTCTCCCCTGGTCTGAAGAGCTGACTCCCATCCTTCTTGCTCTTCTAATCCCCTTTGCAAGGTCCTCTGCCTCTTTTGAAAAGCTCTGAGTCAACTTTTTGCGtgaagagataaagagacaagTTTGATTAAGCATGAGATTATACTTTTATCCCTTTAACTTTGTGTCTGCAGCTCCTTCAGCTCGAGAGACCCTGCAGACCATCCGGCAGCCAGATGAGCCTGCGACCCCAAACACTGCTCTTCCTGCTCAATTCAAGCAGAGAACCCCCATGTACAACAGCAACGCCAACCCCGCTCCTGCGGTCGCCGCTCCACCTACCTCGCCTCTGACCCCGACAACCCTGCCAGCCATCGCCCCCGCGGCACAGACTCCTCCGGTGGTGCCCCAGACCCAGCCGGCCCCGCCGCAGCAACCCAAGAAAGGCCTCTCCCTCACGGTAGGTCTCTCTCTCCTCGCCTGCACCTCTGCCTCCCGCAGGTCTTTAAAGATCCAGCTCAGAAGccactttgttttcttcttccaatttttcaacatttttatttaaagttgagttctaaattctccctctcccttcttcctgagATGATAAGCAGTCAGAGACaggtcattttgtacaagaagattcaaataaaaaggaaacaaaatgaaaaaaagactgtttcagtctgtattcagacagtattagttctttctctggagacaagagtttgcttcatcattagtcctttgggattatcttggattattgtattgctaagaatagctgaCTTATTCCCAGTTCTTTATCAAACAATccttctggttctacttattttatcatgcatcagttcatgtaagtcttccaggtttttctgggaTCATCCTGCTTGTTGTTTCTTACGACACAATAATGTTACAACACATACCACagattgttcagtcattccccaattggtaggcatctcctcaatttctagttcttggccaccacaaaaagagctgttttaaatatttttgttcagagAAGTCCTTTGctcttttttggatgtctttaggatatagacctgACAGCGATACTGCTGGATCAACAGATATGCATAGTTTCATagcctttttattatttaattccaaattattcacCAAAATGGTTGGGTCAACTCACAAACTCCACTAGCTATGCATTATTGTTGCAGTTTTTCCACCTCTTTCCAACgtccaacattttctttttttattgtattggttGGTCTGATAGGTATTCAGTGGCACTTCAGAATTGggttaatttccatttctctgatcaacagtgatttgaacctttttttttttcctttttgattatagatagctttgatttctttgtctttgttcatatcttttgaccatttatcaattagggaatcacttgttttttataaatttgagttctctatataattaagaaatgaggcctttaacagagaTATTTGTTGGAAAAGTTTTCCCTCCCATCCCcagttttcttgcttttcttgtaattttggttacattgcttttgtttttgcaaaaggttataattttatataatcaaaaattgtctattttactAATGCTACATGTATATTCTTTGCACCTGACTTCCTTTATCCAATAAATATGTCAGATGGAATATTGGAATGTCAAGAAATATGACATGGAATATAACTATTCCATGCTCCCTTAATTTGCAAGGAGTCAAAGCCTCCTTTGGCTTTGGAAGCCTCTCCTGGTCCTACCAGCAGCTGCAAGGttacttcccctctcctctctgtgCATCTGGTTTATGTACCTATTTATTTGCATCCTCCCTGGGAGCTTCATAAGGGCAGggactttttgcttttccttgtatccctagcattGCCAGGCACAGAGTAAGAACTTAGTAGATTTTAATTATAAtgagtgcttgttgattgattggtataTTTTAAGGAACCTGGATTTAAGTCTGTTTTGCCACTCAATAGACCCTGAGCTCTCTTAGCATCCCTggtcctcccttcttctctcccttgaGGCTAATAGCTTATGTACTATCCTGCCAGAGAAATGTGAGGAAACATAAACCTTACAGTGCTTTAGAAGTGGAGGTTGATCTTGTTTGTTGTAGATAGTTGGTTATTACACATCTGGAGGCAGCAAGTGAAATAGGAAAAGCACTGGAATGGAATTTGGAGGACCTAGATTTTCTTCCCAGCTCTCCCACAAATTTATGTGGCCTTGGATAAGGGCTTTGATCTTTCTGAGCTcattttttgtcatctgtaaaatgagaggttccTAAGCTTAAGAGGAGACTAGAAGAGAAGATTTCTCCATGATCTCCTCCAGCTCTTACTTTTTGTATGTGTGACTCTTACATTTTAAAGGTTTTAACTTTATGCCTGAGTTGCTGAATAAGTTAGTTTGGAGAAGACCTCTCTAAGACTGCTGTTGTAACAAAATGGAGTAGCATTGCAGCACCTTTCTTTCTCACAGGCCCAAACTATTGTCTTTAAGAGGGATCCCATCATCACACATCCCCAATGTAGGGCTGGTAGCGAACATTAGAGCATGTTCACTTTAGTTTCTTAGATCCTTTCTAGTTGCCAGTATCTCTAGGTACAAATTCTTCTACTCCCTAATGTTATACTTGAATAAAAATTCCACTTTTAAACTCTTCCTTACATCAAACCCAAATGACATGTTCAGCCTCTCTGCGTCCTTTTTCCAGTTGTACTCCCTATGTgataacccttcaaatacttgaagatttcTCATGTCTTAATTGGAAATCGAAGAGATtttcccatcagttgggaaatggctaaacaagccgttgtatatgattgtaatggaatattactttgcTATCATTGGCATGGTCTCCCTTCCAcaccctccttccctcctgctTTGTCAGTCTTTCTCCTAAAATGTGTCTCTTAGAACTGAACAGGCAATCCAGATACAGTCAGACCCATAGTAGAGGAAAATGGGCCCATCCTTTTCTTCTGGACTTGTTCTTTTGTGTGATAGAATGTTTCCTTTTGTGGCTGCACAATCACATGTGGTCAGTTATATAGCCCAGGAAAGTCAGGCTAGTGAATGGCTCattacttggggggggggggtaggggggagAGCAGGGAGGATGTTTCAGCCCTCCAAGTTAGTTGGGTTGGGGCAGTTTGGAGGAGAGTGGATgctaagggaagagagaagactcATATAGTAATGACTTGACTTCATAGGGAGATAACACTCTATTTGGATTCAGAGAACTTGTGATCAAGTTCCAGCTTTTCTCATCATCCTGCCTGTTGTACCTGAGTTCAGTAACttcatttctctgaacctcagtttcctcatcatgcAGCCCAGGTGGCTCTAAAAGGCCCTTCCAGCACCAAATCGGTGTTCCTATGGGGGTAGGACTTGGACCTACAGCAACGAACAGATACTCCGGCAACTTTGAAATATTCTATATAGAGGAAAATAGAACAGGAAAGAGGACCAGCAGGTCTAGAAAGTTCACTGTCTTGTACAAATACATTTAGTCCTTATTTTTGTCAAGAACAAGGCTGGGCTTTCAGGGTCGCCTTCAGTTACTTTTTTGAGGTTTGTGACTTCTGAAGGTGGGTCTTCTTTCCACTGATGCTCTCTGAGGAAAGTCTGTATACTGTGTGAGTTGTCAGGGGGGACATTTGTGGGGCAGAGCCTCTGTGCCCTCCTCCTGGCTGGACAGGAAAGGGCAGCTGTTCTATCATTCACCAGGCCCGGCCATTTCTCTGCTCTAGCACATAAGACAGCACTCACACCAAGACTTTGAGAAGCCAGGTTCTTCCTTCGTCCAGAGCTGTTCAAAGTATTATGACTGTAGACTGTGCTTTATGatttttgaaagaacttcagttAAACTTCAAACCAACAATAGTTTTCAGATATGGGAAAATGTAATCCTCTTTCCCTGACGTGTCCATATTGATTCTTTTGCTTTTAGAGGGAGCAGATGTGTGCTGCTCAAGAAATGTTCAAGACTGCAAACAAGGTGACCAGGCCCGAGAAAGCACTCATCTTGGGCTTCATGGCAGGATCCAGGGGTGAGCAGGCATTTCTTCTGCTAAACTTTaagggatttttaattttaatttttattatttaaaaaaaatgtaaatagtattttgttttttccaattacatgtgaagatggtttcatcattcatttttataagattgtgAATTCCAAATGTTTTCCCCTACTTACCTTTGAAGGGTTCTTATGACCCATTCATGTATGAAATAGAATTTCATTTGTGTTTATGCTTGTATGATATGTATCCCCCACTTTTGAACTGAACACATCCAGTCTTCACTAAATTGACTAGTCTATTTGACACTTTGTCAATTTCTCAGTTCAGGTAAGGTAATAAAGTATAAAGGATTGTAGGACTTGGGCAATTCAGGGCTTCAAAGATCTATGATTTCTCTTCTGTGATaagaagattttttcccctttgcactTCCTCTCCCACCCCCCAAGCGTAGATCAGAACCTGAGCACATCTTACTAGCCTGTATCACTGTGGCCAATGTTGGTTCCCCTCTCGCTTGCATTCCTGGTACCGAGCCTCTGTGGCCTTCACTTGGCGAGTCCTGTCCCTAGGACCGTTGCACTCGAGATCTTGTCACAGCTTGTGCTCCGGCCCTCAGAGTCTTTGTGTTCACAGGCTCATTCTTGCCCATGATGAGGACTTGGGGTAGGAAAACCATGAGTGAAGGCGTCTCCTAGAGCTACATAAATCACCTTAGGAATCTGGGTGGCTGTTCCTTATGCACAGAAATTGTATGATGATGTTTCAGTTCCTTGAAAAACACTACattttgtctttctgtgtatTTCTAAAGGAGCAGGAAATGACTTAGGTCCACTTTTTGAGAACTGAACTAAATGGATTCACTTTGCAGTacataatctttattttcattttttgcttgattctttttttctggttgttgTTTACACAGAGAACCCTTGCCAAGAGCAGGGTGACATCATTCAGATCAAGCTCAGTGAGCACACGGAAGTTCTTGACAAAGCTGACGGCACAGGAAGCACCACCATGTTAGTCGACACAGTCTTTGAAATGAACTACGCCACTGGCCAGTGGACCAGGCTCAAGAAGTACAAGCCCATAACTAACGTTTCGTAGAGGACCCAGGACGAGACTTCGGGGACCAAGCCAAGCACGGGCAGCCACCTCTGCTGAAGAGAAAGCGGAGACGGCCCTTGACAAGCAAGGGCATCCACGCTCTGTTTCTTGTTCCCTTCCAGGCTCGCTTTTACCCATCCCCCCTCGGGAGTGTGCTCTGCATGACAGCTGCACAGACTGAGGCTGGGAGATGAGGAGGGCTTCCTAAATGGAAAAGACGGATTGAGAGAGTGCCCCGTCTTAGTCCTCTTTCCCTAAGAACTTCCTCTCTGGCCGAGCAGAGCTCCATTCCAAAATTGGGGAGGAAACACAATTTCTGGGATTGCTTTCAAATTTTCTCTAAAGCCAAGATGATAAATACCCCACTGATTTGTACAACTTTGTGCTTAGCTCATTTTGCTAGGGGGAAAATGGCATTCGAGGGAGCTGGGGAATCCTGCGCAGTGTGAATGTATTAGTATCAGTGCACTGTAAGTTTAGGCGAGCACCGAGACCTCACTTGGCCCTCAGTATTGGGATGTCCCATATTGCCAAAAGGAGCCCTCTCAGATTGATTGCAAGCCACCTGACCGGCCCTGGCCCTGCTGGCGGTCCGGCCGGACCAGGCTGGTGTCTGCCCACAGAAATGGCGTGGGATTTTAGGCCAGGACACGGGCACAGCTGCCGTAGCAGGCCTTCGACTTCTCCGGGGGGTGAGGGATTGCTTGTGCCGGGGGACGAGAGGTGGGAAGGTCAGAACAGCTGAGGCGGCCGGTCAGCCCTGGCTGCCAAAACTTAGGGTGAGGTTCATTGAGAGACCTGTGCTCAGGCCAGGGGTGGGAATGCCGTTGGGGTGCCCTGGAGTAGGGAGCGTGGGAACGGTGCTGGCCATTGAGGCGCCCTTTGCTTGCTGGGTCAAGCCTTAAGAAGTACTCGAGGtcttgtgtgcgtgtgtgtgtgcgcgtgagCATACGCTGCGGCCATGGCCCTCACTGCTGCTTCCTGCAGTCATATCGCCGAGAGGGCACTTGGAGAGAGGCAGCCCTTCTATTTGAATGAATTCTAGCTTTTCCTTTTTGGTTCAAGTCTGAAACAATCGATCTTTTGTCAGGGGGAAGAGGGTTGGATCAATCATTCAGAGGTGCACAGCCAAATGCTTCCTCTGAAGAGGAATGTTTACATGTGTAGAGCTTCAGCTGGGAGCCACGGCACAAGGGCTGACCCCGGCACAAAGAGGCCTTCTGTGACTGGTGCTTCTGGGGGGTCGTTTCAGAGCCACCCTGTATTCTATGACCACTCCTGATTGGGCAGTGTGGAAGTACAGCCTGAGTTAGTTTTCAGAGTAAGCCCTCGGGAATGAATGGTAAGGCTCGTTTTAGGTAATTGGGGGGTGGGTGTTGGGGAGAGTAGTAGAGAACACttggggttgggtttttttttttttaagatgttttgtttttggatttaATGTTACATTTTGCAAAGctaaatttaaccaaaaaaagtttttccttaattttagtgACTGATATTCCTGTTGGCCTTTTATccaacttaaattttttaaaagagaaattctggTAATTGTTAACTTAGAGTTATTTTTCTACTAAAATGTTTCAGTGTGCTAGTAGAAAGTGAACTGCTTTGAACCGCAGGCGCTGGCTACAAGCGTGAAACATGAACGGTGTTTGAAACTTGCAGCCTTTGGTTAGGAGAGCTCTTCACCTCCCGTGTTGTGGGCTCAGACCAGACTGAGTGACCAACATGGCCACTCCCATCCTCCAGAGTTGAGTGTGGTGTCCCTGGGGTCTCTGGATGGATCACAAGGCGATGCACAATAGAAGTGATGATTCCTATGGGGTGTTGGGGCCAAATTCAGTCACTGGAGGAGCACATAGGCAAAGGATAGGGGATGGCTGCAGCCCTCTGCAGAGGGGTTTCCCACTTCCTGAGCCAAGACTTTCTGTGATCAGATTTAAAGAGTAAACAGGAATGTGTTACCTCccacatttataaaacaaaggCCTGTTATTGCTGCCCCTTAGCAAAATACTTTGTTCCTTTAACTTTCTCAATCCAGCTAACAACTTTTGAGGGGAGGGGTTTAGTTTAGTTTCATAGGGTTTAATGAAGCAAAGAAGCTAAGACAGTAgtctatttttgaaattattaagaAGTTGCTTAAACACAGAAGATCCTCCGTCCCTTGCTTGGATCA encodes:
- the NELFA gene encoding negative elongation factor A, producing MPAERFPPLFSPKMASMRESDTGLWLHNKLGATDELWAPPSIASLLTATVIDNIRLCFHNLSSAVKLKLLLGTLHLPRRAVDEMKGALTEIIQLATLDSDPWVLMVADILKSFPDTGSLNLDLEEQNPNVQDILGELREKVSECEASAMLPLECQYLNKNALTTLAGPLTPPVKHFQLKRKPKSATLRAELLQKSTETAQQLKKTAGVPFHAKGRGLVKKIDTTTPLKGIPKQAPFRSPTTPSVFSPAGNRTPIPPSRTPLLRKERGVKLLDISELDMVGAGREAKRRRKTLDTEVVEKQAKEETVVENATPDYAAGLVSTQKLGSLNNEPALPSTSYLPATPSVVPSSSYIPSSETQPAPSARETLQTIRQPDEPATPNTALPAQFKQRTPMYNSNANPAPAVAAPPTSPLTPTTLPAIAPAAQTPPVVPQTQPAPPQQPKKGLSLTREQMCAAQEMFKTANKVTRPEKALILGFMAGSRENPCQEQGDIIQIKLSEHTEVLDKADGTGSTTMLVDTVFEMNYATGQWTRLKKYKPITNVS